From one Mytilus trossulus isolate FHL-02 chromosome 10, PNRI_Mtr1.1.1.hap1, whole genome shotgun sequence genomic stretch:
- the LOC134687139 gene encoding xaa-Arg dipeptidase-like, with translation MELLKQSIFQAIDEESEELEELSKEIWQKPELNFEEHYAHEKLTNFLESKGFNVTQKFVLETGFKAEVGTGKNQPNIAIICEYDALPEIGHACGHNLIAEAGVAAGLGIKAAMEKMEKPCGRITVLGTPAEEGGGGKIDMIKAGVFDDIDVAMMVHPSPKTSSHVSLTAIDRVTVKYIGKAAHAAVYPWNGVNALDAAVLCYQTVSCLRQQMKPTWRVHGIIKNGGIKSNIIPDLSELEYSYRAPNKQELDQLKVKMRSCFDSAATGTGCQVSYDFSSKPYLNLVSNYRMADAFRSNAESLGVTFDAKEDEIGGSSDMGNVSQIVPSIHPLYNIDTIHGNHTKDFTTASGDPKAQLHTLNQAKAMALTCLDILTDENLLKEIRDEFAVFKQNSQ, from the exons ATGGAATTATTAAAACAGTCGATATTTCAAGCAATTGACGAGGAATCTGAAGAACTTGAAGAACTGAGCAAAGAGATATGGCAAAAACCGGAACTTAACTTTGAGGAACATTATGCACACGAAAAACTTACCAATTTCCTTGAAAGTAAAGGTTTCAACGTTACACAGAAATTTGTTTTAGAGACTGGATTTAAAGCTGAGGTAGGCACCGgcaaaaatcaaccaaatattGCTATAATTTGTGAGTATGATGCGTTACCGGAGATCGGACATGCATGTGGACATAACTTGATTGCTGAAGCTGGTGTTGCTGCTGGTCTTGGAATAAAAGCAGCAATGGAGAAAATGGAAAAACCATGTGGCAGG ATAACTGTTTTGGGTACCCCTGCAGAGGAAGGAGGGGGAGGGAAAATTGACATGATCAAAGCTGGTGTCTTTGATGATATTGATGTAGCAATGATGGTTCACCCTTCTCCAAAAACTAGCTCTCATGTTTCCCTGACAGCGATTGACAG GGTAACAGTTAAGTACATTGGGAAAGCAGCACATGCTGCAGTCTATCCATGGAATGGAGTTAACGCCCTTGATGCGGCGGTATTGTGCTACCAGACGGTGTCCTGTCTAAGGCAACAGATGAAGCCTACATGGAGAGTCCATG gaataataaaaaatggtGGAATCAAGTCAAATATTATACCAGATTTGTCTGAACTTGAATACTCGTACAGAGCACCAAACAAACAAGAACTAGACCAACTAAAAGTCAAAATGAGATCCTGTTTTGACTCAGCAGCCACAGGCACTGGATGTCAG GTGTCATATGATTTTTCAAGCAAGCCTTATTTGAATTTGGTCAGTAATTATCGAATGGCAGACGCCTTTAGGAGTAATGCAGAATCTCTTGGTGTAACATTTGACGCAAAAGAAGACGAAATAGGAGGTTCATCGGATATGGGGAATGTTTCACAAATTGTTCCAAGTATTCATCCACTTTATAACATTGATACGATTCATGGAAATCATACCAAAGATTTTACCACTGCTTCAG GTGATCCAAAAGCTCAGTTGCATACTCTGAATCAAGCTAAAGCTATGGCACTAACCTGTCTTGATATTCTAACAGATGAAAacttattaaaagaaataaggGATGAATTTGCAGTATTCAAACAAAATTCACAATGA